Below is a genomic region from Flavobacterium ginsengisoli.
GCCGATATTCGTCAAGATTTCCCAGGCGGTTGGATTGGCGACAAAAACAATGCTTTTACAAAAGAAGGAAGAACTCCAGAACAAGCGACTTATTTTGATTTCAGTTCGAAATTATTCAACTGGAGAAAATCAAACGAAGCGGTTCATTTCGGAAAAATGACGCATTACATTCCAGAAAATAACACGTATGTATATTTCAGATATACTGATGCTAAAACCGTAATGGTAGTTTTCAATAACAATGCAAAAGAACAGGTTGTAAAAACAAACCGTTTTAAAGAAAGCATCAAAAACTACAAATCTGGTAAAGATGTTATCACAGGAAAAACATTCGATTTAGCTTCTGAAATTACATTAGAACCAAAATCAGCTTTAGTTTTAGAATTAGAATAAAGCTTAACCGCGAAGTTCGCAGTATCTTTTTGCCACAGATTATAAAGATTAGCACAGATTTGTTTGCCACGAATTTCACAAATTTTCACAAATTTAAATATGATAAATTAATTCGTGGAGATTCGTGTAATTCGTGGCAAAAGAAAAAAATCATTTTAATCTGTGTAATCTGTGGCTATTTTTTTCAACATGATGTTTATCTAAAAAACTCTTAAATAATGAAAAAATACACTTTCCTTTATCTATCTTTAGTATACTTAATAATGAGTTGTTCTGGCTCAAAATCAGTTACAATGAATAATACTTCGAAAACACCTTTCGTTTGGGAAGGAGCAAATGTTTATTTTTTACTTACAGATCGTTTTTACAACGGAGATACTTCAAACGATGTTAATTTTAACCGAACCAAAACTCCCGGAAAACTTCGCGGATTTGAAGGCGGTGACATCATCGGAATCACTAAAAAAATCGAATCAGGATATTTTGAAAAATTAGGAATCAATGCCATTTGGCTTACGCCGATTGTCGAGCAAATTCACGACGGCGTTGATGAGGGAACTGGACTTAGCTACGGTTTTCACGGCTATTGGGCAAAAGATTGGACAGCTTTAGACCCAAACTTTGGAACCAAAGAAGATTTAGCCAATTTGGTAAAAAAAGCACACGAAAAAGGCATCAGAATCATTCTGGATGGCGTAATTAATCATACCGGACCAGTAACTCCCGAAGATCCCGTTTGGCCTTCTGACTGGGTAAGAACCGGCGTTGTCTGCGATTATAAATCATTCGAAAATACAACGATGTGTACTTTGGTAGAAAATCTTCCAGATGTAAGAACAGAAAGTACTCAGGAAGTAGCGCTCCCTCCTTTTTTAATTGAAAAATGGAAAAAAGAAGGTCGTTACGAAAAAGAAGTATCTTCTTTGGATGAATTTTTCAAAAGAACAAATTATCCAAGAACACCAAAATATTACATCATTAAATGGCTTACAGATTACATTTTAGAATTTGGAATTGATGGTTACCGAGGAGATACTGTAAAACATACCGACGAAAACGTTTGGGCAGATTTTAAAAAAGAATGCGATTATGCATTTGAAACCTGGAAAAAACATCATCCAATGCAGGTTTTAGACCAAAATCCGTTTTACACGATTGCCGAAGTTTACGGTTACGGAATCAGCGGTGGTCAGGATTATGATTTTGGAGATCGAAAAGTCAATTATTTTCAAAATGGTTTCAACAGCATGATCAATTTTGAGTTTAAATGGAATGCAAGCACAAAACGATTACGAAGGTTTATTTTCTAAATATTCGAATGCACTTAACAATGACTTAAAAGGATATTCTGTCCTTAATTATATGTCTTCTCACGACGACGGACAGCCTTTTGATGCCAACAGAACAAAAAGCATTGAAACAGCAAACAAACTACTGCTTTCTCCTGGAATGTCTCAGGTTTATTATGGAGATGAATCGGCACGATCTTTAGTTGTCGAAGGAACTCAGGGCGATGCCACTTTACGTTCTAATATGAATTGGGAGGATATTCAGAACAATCCTGAAACACAAAAAACACTTTTACATTGGCAAAAATTAGGTCAGTTTAGACGAAATCACCCTGCTGTTGGTGCTGGTGTTCACAAATTGATTAATCCGTATCCTTATACTTTTTCCAGAACGTTTACAAAAGGCTCTTTTACAGATAAAGTAGTGATGGGAGTAGATTTACCAAAAGGCAGAAAAGAACTTCCTGTTGGCGACGTCTTTCCAAACGGAACTAAATTAAAAGATAATTACTCAAATCAAGAAGTTGAAGTTATTGATGGAAAAGTGATTATTGACAATGATTTTGATATTGTTTTATTAGAAGAGATTTAAAATACTTTTCTCTCGCAGATTTAGGAAATTGAGCAGATAATTTAAAAGCAATCTGCCGAATCTGCAAAATCTGCGAGAGACATAATTTACCACGGATTTAAAAATCACTTTAATCCTTTTAATCTGTGGCTATTATTTTTCCTTTGCTCCTTTGTACCTTTGCAACTCTGAACCTTTATAAAATGAATGTTTTAAAGATTGCACATCGAGGTGCCAAAGCCTACGAACCCGAAAATACTTTACAAGCTTTCCAAAAAGCATTAAACCTAAATTCAGACGGAATTGAACTTGATGTTCAATTAAGCTCTGATGGGCATATCATCGTAATTCACGATGAAACCATCGACAGAACAACCAATGGAAAAGGTTTAGTGGGTGATTTTACTCTAGCAGAATTAGAATCATTTTTAATTGATGGAAAATACCAAATCCCAACTTTAATCGAAGTTTTTGATTTGGTTGACAAAAAATGCCTGATCAATATCGAATTAAAAGGCTTAGGAACTGCACCGAAAGTTGTCAGCTTAATTGAAGAATATATTTCAAAAAAAGACTGGAATTACAATCATTTTATCATTTCAAGTTTCGAATGGAATATGTTGGAGGAAACATCAAACCTAAATCCAAATATTCCGATTGGTGTTTTAACAGAAGAAAATGTTGAAACCGCTTTGGCTTTCGCCGAAAAAATAAAAGCAAAAGCCATACATCCTGATTTTAATTTATTGAATAACGAAAATGTGCAACAAATGCAGGAAAAAGGATTTCTGGTTTTACCTTGGACAGTAAACACAGAAGAAGACATTCAAAAAGTAAAAAGTTATCAAGTAAACGGAATTATCTCTGATAATCCAGACAAAATATAAATAGCCACAGATTACGCAGATTAACACAGATTTGTTTGCCACGAATTTCACGAATTGACACAAATTTATCATCCTAAAATAATTCGCGGAAATTAGTGTAATTCGTGGCGAAAGAAAAAATCCTTTTAATCTGTGTAATCTGTGGCAAGAAAAAAAATTAGTGCCAATTCGTGTAATTTGTGGCAACTCAAAAAAATATGATCAAAAATTTCGACATAATAATTGTTGGCGGAGGCGCTGCAGGTTTTTTTACCGCAATTAATATTGCAGAGAAAAATCCGAAACTGAAAATTGCTATTTTAGAAAGAGGAAAAGAAGTGCTTTCTAAAGTCCGTGTTTCCGGAGGAGGAAGATGCAATGTCACGCACGCTTGTTTTGAACCAAACGAGTTGGTTAAATTTTATCCTCGTGGCGAAAAAGAACTTCGTGGGCCATTTCACCAATTTTGTTCGGGTGATACAATTGAATGGTTCGAGAAACATGGCGTAGAATTAAAAATTGAAGAAGACGGAAGAATGTTTCCGGTTTCAAACTCTTCACAAACTATTATCGATTGCTTCTTAAAAGCAACTGAAAAATTAGGCATAAAAGTTTTGACAGGACAAAGTGTACAATCCATTTTCAAAAAAGAAAATCATTGGAAAATTGATACACAAACTGATAATTATCTTGCCGAAAAATTAGTAATGGCAACGGGAAGTAATCCCAAAATCTGGGAAATGCTTCAGGAACACGGACACGCAATTGTAAGCCCCGTTCCTTCCCTATTTACTTTCAATATCAAAGATTCTAGAATTAAAGAATTACCAGGAGTTGCAAGCACAAGTTACCGTAAATGTAAAAGAGACGAAACTAGAATCGACAGGACCTTTGTTAATTACACATTGGGGAATGAGCGGACCTGCAATTCTGAAACTTTCGGCTTGGGGCGCACGCATTCTGCACGACAAAAATTATCAATTTACCATTTTTGTGAATTGGTTAAATGATGTTGATTTTGAAGATGCAGAAAAAGTCCTAAAAGATTTAAAACAAGAACACGCTAAAAAAGCCGTTTCTAAAAAATCTCCTTTTGACTTTCCGAATCGTTTGTGGGAAAGTTTGGTTCTAGCTTCGGGGATTGATTCTGAAACGAAATGGGCAGATTTATCTAAAAACCAATTGCAAAACCTAGCTTCACAATTAACAAAAGCTGAATTTAAAGTAAACGGAAAAAGTACTTTTAAGGAAGAATTTGTAACGGCAGGCGGAATCGATTTAAAGGAAATCAACTTTAAAACCATGGAAAGCAAAATTCACGAAAACCTTTATTTTGCTGGTGAAATTGTAAACATCGACGCTATTACAGGCGGATTTAATTTTCAGAATGCCTGGACAAGCGGGTTCATTCTGGCTCAAAATATTTAATATAAAATGAAATTTAAAGGAATTATTTTTGATTTAGACGGAACGCTAGTAGATTCATTACATGACATTTCAGATGCGATGAACAAAGTGCTTACCGCTCTAAGTTACCCAACACATGATTACGACACTTACCAATATTTTATCGGAAGTGGTTTACGAAATTTAGTAAGCAAAGCATTGCCAGCCACAAACAATTCTGATGACGAAATCGAAAGTTGTTTTGAATGTATGGTCGATGAATACACTAAAATCTGTACGCTCAAAACAAAACCTTATGACGGAAT
It encodes:
- a CDS encoding glycerophosphodiester phosphodiesterase, translated to MNVLKIAHRGAKAYEPENTLQAFQKALNLNSDGIELDVQLSSDGHIIVIHDETIDRTTNGKGLVGDFTLAELESFLIDGKYQIPTLIEVFDLVDKKCLINIELKGLGTAPKVVSLIEEYISKKDWNYNHFIISSFEWNMLEETSNLNPNIPIGVLTEENVETALAFAEKIKAKAIHPDFNLLNNENVQQMQEKGFLVLPWTVNTEEDIQKVKSYQVNGIISDNPDKI